The following proteins are co-located in the Ostrinia nubilalis chromosome 22, ilOstNubi1.1, whole genome shotgun sequence genome:
- the LOC135083049 gene encoding facilitated trehalose transporter Tret1-like, with product MLKYTVKKYCSEGSKVNQIVIAMLMVLPVFSYGTAVGWMSPMGPRLMSHDDTPADEPVHPDVVSWMASAAYLVGTPAVFLFGYVVDNYGRKVALMLTSFSMASCWALKLYSTETWALITARAIVGLGVSGSYVVTPLYIKEISEDSIRGTLGSLVVLSQNFGNLVVYLMGEYLSYHAILWILLAVPLIHLLVFTSMEARNALAWLRCRDSTEASVDSELQLLLLELEQTKSGKMPNAFKTLVTDRATFRAFRITLIITLARELCGCVAVLHYASLIFSEASAGSWVLTPNQQAAILGAVQLVGSCTASGLVERAGRKMLLGATCFVSGIAMCALGAWFYMSTGSASWLPVAALCLCIYCDAAGLQPVPFVIMTEMFSFQLRGTVTPIVISFACALVSVELRVFQPLAQSAGLYLVFWLFAGVCLVSTVYIAIAVPETRMRSIDEIYAELAGSGDEAKEKDCEAAVTRL from the exons TGGTGCTGCCAGTCTTCTCATATGGGACAGCAGTGGGCTGGATGTCCCCTATGGGCCCTCGGCTGATGTCCCACGACGACACTCCAGCAGATGAGCCGGTCCACCCCGACGTGGTATCCTGGATGGCGTCAGCTGCATACCTGGTGGGGACCCCAGCGGTGTTCCTCTTCGGTTATGTGGTGGACAACTATGGGAGGAAGGTGGCGCTGATGCTGACTTCGTTCTCAATGGCT AGTTGCTGGGCATTAAAGCTCTACTCCACCGAGACCTGGGCCCTCATCACGGCCCGGGCCATCGTAGGCCTGGGAGTCAGCGGTTCCTACGTCGTCACGCCTCTTTACATCAAGGAGATCAGCGAGGACTCCATCAGAGGAACCCTCGGCAGCCTGGTGGTTCTGTCCCAGAACTTCGGCAACCTGGTGGTGTACCTCATGGGAGAATACTTGAGCTACCATGCGATACTGTGGATTCTACTAGCAGTACCGCTAATCCATCTTCTAGTCTTCACATCCATG GAAGCTCGTAACGCCCTAGCTTGGCTGCGGTGCCGGGATAGCACAGAGGCATCGGTGGACAGCGAGTTGCAGCTGCTTCTGCTGGAATTGGAGCAAACCAAGTCGGGGAAGATGCCTAACGCGTTCAAGACTCTGG TGACCGACCGCGCCACCTTCCGTGCCTTCCGCATCACCCTCATCATCACGCTCGCCCGAGAGCTGTGCGGCTGCGTCGCCGTGCTACACTACGCCTCGCTGATCTTCAGCGAAGCCAGCGCTGGCAGCTGGGTGCTGACGCCTAACCAGCAAGCCGCCATCTTGGGGGCAGTACAGCTGGTCGGATCGTGCACAGCGTCAGGGCTGGTGGAAAGAGCTGGGAGGAAG ATGCTCCTAGGAGCAACCTGCTTCGTATCCGGCATCGCCATGTGCGCTCTGGGCGCGTGGTTCTACATGAGCACCGGCAGCGCATCCTGGCTGCCGGTGGCGGCGCTGTGTCTTTGCATCTACTGCGACGCGGCTGGTTTGCAGCCAGTGCCTTTTGTCATCATGACTGAGATGTTCTCCTTCCAG TTGCGAGGAACGGTGACACCCATCGTGATTTCCTTCGCTTGCGCACTCGTATCAGTAGAACTCCGGGTCTTCCAGCCTTTGGCACAGTCAGCAGGCCTATACCTGGTCTTCTGGCTTTTCGCAGGAGTGTGCCTCGTCAGCACGGTATACATCGCTATAGCAGTGCCAGAGACAAGGATGCGCTCTATAGACGAAATATACGCGGAACTCGCTGGAAGTGGCGACGAGGCGAAGGAAAAGGACTGTGAAGCCGCAGTCACGAGGCtttag